The Iamia majanohamensis genome window below encodes:
- a CDS encoding SRPBCC family protein has product MELSNTFTVGEPIDVTWPVLCDIERIAPCMPGAQLTEVDGEVFSGEVKLKVGPINARFKGTAEMVERDDDAHRAVLKAKGKDTGGKGNANATITATAEPDGDGTRVTIATDLSITGKVAQFGRGALDDISTKLLGQFVDCLETNVLAGDAAGDDGADEEDATSSPTDGSTEGGDATDGGPAGADGSTPQPAPATAGAGSPVATAPAPPPGGMPAGSAATGGEAAAGTPGASAATSSASEGSGSSAAAASSASAGPRKIDGPEAEPIDLLDATGGADAARKAAGPVAAVMAVFFVIWWWRRRG; this is encoded by the coding sequence ATGGAGCTGAGCAACACCTTCACCGTCGGCGAGCCGATCGACGTCACCTGGCCGGTCCTGTGCGACATCGAGCGCATCGCGCCGTGCATGCCCGGGGCGCAGCTCACCGAGGTCGACGGCGAGGTCTTCTCCGGCGAGGTGAAGCTGAAGGTGGGCCCCATCAACGCCCGCTTCAAGGGCACCGCGGAGATGGTCGAGCGCGACGACGACGCCCACCGGGCGGTGCTGAAGGCCAAGGGCAAGGACACCGGGGGCAAGGGCAACGCCAACGCCACCATCACGGCCACCGCCGAGCCCGACGGCGACGGCACCCGGGTCACCATCGCCACCGACCTGAGCATCACCGGCAAGGTGGCCCAGTTCGGACGGGGCGCGCTCGACGACATCAGCACCAAGCTGCTGGGCCAGTTCGTCGACTGCCTGGAGACGAACGTGCTGGCCGGTGACGCCGCGGGCGACGACGGCGCCGACGAGGAGGATGCGACCTCCTCGCCCACCGACGGGTCCACGGAGGGCGGGGACGCGACCGACGGGGGGCCTGCGGGCGCCGACGGGTCGACGCCTCAGCCGGCCCCGGCCACCGCCGGGGCGGGCAGTCCCGTCGCCACCGCGCCGGCGCCACCCCCGGGAGGCATGCCGGCGGGCAGCGCCGCCACCGGGGGCGAGGCCGCGGCCGGGACCCCGGGCGCATCGGCGGCGACGTCGTCGGCGTCGGAGGGGTCGGGCTCCTCCGCCGCGGCGGCGAGCTCGGCCAGCGCCGGCCCCCGCAAGATCGACGGACCGGAGGCCGAGCCCATCGACCTCCTCGACGCCACCGGCGGCGCCGACGCGGCCAGGAAGGCGGCCGGCCCCGTCGCCGCCGTCATGGCCGTGTTCTTCGTCATCTGGTGGTGGCGGCGTCGGGGGTAG
- a CDS encoding XdhC family protein gives MRDVLGTVARWRAAGRRVALGRVVDLEGSGPRDAGAAMAVNDEGEVAGSVSGGCVEGAVVAEALDLLGVDRPDLGLLPPGQGTAEDHPVGRPRLVTFGYSDDDAFAVGLTCGGTVHLFLEPLDHPGGLGSRLDRVGDDLAARRPVAVATVVDGPGLGCTLVVGPDGEVSGTLGDEGRDHAVARDALGELGVARSGLRHYGARGEADEAEVTVFVESFAPPPEMLVFGAVDFTAALARVARTLGYRVTVCDAREVFATAERFPEAHEVVVDWPHRLLDAVGDRLGPADAVCVLTHDAKFDVPAIRAALATGVGYIGVMGSRRTHDRRLARLAEEGVTDPDDLARLHSPIGLDIGARTPEETAVAIVAEIIALRSGRPAPHLRDTRGPIHG, from the coding sequence GTGAGGGACGTGCTGGGCACGGTCGCGCGCTGGCGCGCCGCGGGCCGACGGGTGGCGCTGGGCCGCGTCGTCGATCTCGAGGGCTCGGGGCCGCGCGACGCCGGGGCGGCCATGGCCGTCAACGACGAGGGCGAGGTCGCCGGCTCCGTGTCGGGCGGCTGCGTGGAGGGGGCGGTGGTGGCCGAGGCCCTCGACCTCCTCGGCGTCGACCGCCCCGACCTGGGCCTGCTCCCCCCCGGCCAGGGCACGGCGGAGGACCACCCCGTGGGGCGTCCCCGCCTCGTCACCTTCGGCTACTCCGACGACGACGCCTTCGCCGTGGGCCTCACCTGCGGGGGCACGGTGCACCTCTTCCTCGAGCCCCTCGACCACCCCGGCGGGCTGGGGTCCCGGCTCGACCGCGTCGGCGACGACCTCGCCGCCCGACGCCCCGTCGCCGTGGCCACGGTGGTCGACGGCCCCGGCCTGGGCTGCACCCTGGTGGTCGGCCCCGACGGCGAGGTGTCGGGCACCCTCGGCGACGAGGGCCGCGACCACGCCGTGGCCCGCGACGCCCTCGGCGAGCTGGGCGTGGCCCGCAGCGGCCTGCGCCACTACGGCGCCCGGGGCGAGGCCGACGAGGCCGAGGTGACCGTGTTCGTCGAGTCCTTCGCCCCACCGCCGGAGATGCTGGTGTTCGGCGCCGTCGACTTCACCGCCGCCCTGGCCCGGGTGGCCCGCACCCTCGGCTACCGGGTCACCGTGTGCGACGCGCGGGAGGTGTTCGCCACCGCCGAGCGCTTCCCGGAGGCCCACGAGGTCGTCGTCGACTGGCCCCACCGCCTGCTCGACGCGGTGGGCGACCGGCTGGGGCCGGCCGACGCGGTGTGCGTGCTCACCCACGACGCCAAGTTCGACGTGCCCGCCATCCGGGCCGCCCTGGCCACCGGGGTCGGCTACATCGGCGTCATGGGCAGCCGGCGCACCCACGACCGGCGCCTCGCCCGCCTCGCCGAGGAGGGCGTCACCGACCCCGACGACCTGGCCCGCCTGCACTCGCCCATCGGCCTCGACATCGGGGCCCGCACCCCCGAGGAGACGGCGGTGGCGATCGTGGCCGAGATCATCGCCCTGCGCTCCGGGCGCCCCGCCCCCCACCTGCGCGACACCCGTGGCCCGATCCACGGCTGA